Proteins co-encoded in one Thermogemmatispora onikobensis genomic window:
- a CDS encoding SDR family NAD(P)-dependent oxidoreductase produces the protein MSGRLQGKVAIITGTASGQGRVAALRFAAEGCKIVGCDLNVAGAEETVRLVREAGGEMVSLQPCDLSDPEQAQGVVELAVKTYGGFDILYNNAGTAWIAPIEQMTTRMWQDTLRSELDTVYYMCKAAWPHLVARGGGSIINVGSVSAKFGSEDVPGLAHAASKGAVIAMTRQLAAEGGKYGIRANTISPALIRTPQTEWAINSGALDGIMRKLMLKRVGTPEDVVLCAIYLASDEASWVTGADFAVDGGASAF, from the coding sequence ATGAGCGGGCGACTCCAAGGAAAGGTAGCCATCATTACAGGAACAGCTAGCGGCCAGGGGCGCGTTGCGGCCCTGCGCTTTGCCGCCGAGGGCTGCAAAATTGTCGGCTGCGACCTCAACGTCGCCGGGGCCGAGGAGACCGTGCGCCTTGTACGCGAGGCCGGCGGAGAGATGGTCTCGTTGCAGCCCTGCGACCTCAGCGATCCCGAGCAGGCTCAGGGAGTAGTGGAGCTGGCCGTCAAGACCTACGGCGGTTTCGACATCCTCTACAACAACGCGGGCACGGCCTGGATCGCGCCGATCGAACAGATGACGACGCGCATGTGGCAGGATACTCTGCGCAGCGAGCTCGATACCGTCTACTACATGTGTAAGGCCGCCTGGCCGCACCTCGTAGCCCGCGGCGGCGGCTCCATCATAAATGTTGGCTCCGTCTCCGCCAAATTTGGCAGCGAGGACGTTCCCGGCCTGGCCCACGCCGCCAGCAAAGGCGCTGTCATTGCCATGACGCGCCAGCTAGCCGCCGAGGGAGGCAAATACGGCATCCGCGCCAACACCATTTCGCCGGCCCTCATACGCACGCCACAAACCGAATGGGCGATCAACTCGGGCGCCCTCGACGGCATCATGCGCAAGTTGATGCTCAAACGGGTCGGTACACCCGAGGACGTAGTGCTCTGCGCCATCTACCTGGCCTCCGACGAAGCCTCGTGGGTTACGGGGGCCGACTTCGCCGTCGATGGCGGGGCCAGCGCGTTCTAG
- a CDS encoding VOC family protein: MSKHLLAHLAHVEIVTPALEDSLRFFTEVMGMELSERVGDSCYLRCWGEFYHHSLVLTSGEQPALGHIGWRTWGPDELAQAVKEIEAAGQQGQWIERGPGHGPAYRFRGPGGHLNEVFWEVDRYSAPPELRSTYPARPQRFTGRGVAPRQLDHVTVASLDVMQDTRWYCDTLGFRFMEYTVPDEMPDIVVFTQITTNEKSHDLGFVADFSGIPGRVNHVAFFLPEIKDLLRATDILLEAGLSMEYGPGQHGMGEQYYLYFREPGGMRIELNSGGYRNYIPDWEPVRWVPSQGSNTMYRNAAMPDSMTESFPLAPGGSFPEPAATGGRQIDPDLVNPFRQRGRG, from the coding sequence ATGAGCAAACACCTGCTTGCCCACCTGGCCCATGTAGAGATCGTGACCCCTGCGTTGGAGGACTCCCTGCGCTTCTTCACGGAGGTGATGGGGATGGAGCTGAGCGAGCGTGTCGGGGACTCCTGCTACCTGCGCTGCTGGGGAGAGTTCTACCACCACAGCCTGGTGCTCACCAGCGGTGAGCAGCCGGCCCTGGGCCACATCGGCTGGCGCACCTGGGGGCCGGACGAGCTAGCGCAAGCCGTCAAGGAGATCGAAGCGGCTGGCCAGCAAGGCCAGTGGATCGAGCGGGGCCCGGGGCATGGCCCAGCCTATCGCTTCCGTGGTCCTGGCGGCCACCTCAATGAAGTCTTCTGGGAGGTAGATCGCTACAGCGCGCCGCCCGAGCTGCGTTCAACCTATCCCGCTCGCCCGCAGCGCTTCACCGGGCGCGGCGTGGCCCCCCGCCAGCTCGACCACGTCACCGTGGCCTCGCTCGATGTCATGCAAGACACCCGCTGGTACTGCGATACCCTCGGCTTCCGCTTCATGGAATATACCGTTCCTGACGAGATGCCGGACATCGTCGTCTTCACGCAGATCACCACCAATGAGAAGTCGCACGATCTCGGCTTTGTGGCCGACTTCTCGGGTATCCCGGGCCGTGTCAACCACGTGGCTTTCTTCCTCCCAGAGATCAAGGACCTGCTGCGGGCCACCGACATCCTGCTGGAAGCCGGGCTGAGCATGGAGTATGGCCCCGGCCAGCACGGCATGGGCGAGCAATACTATCTCTACTTCCGCGAGCCGGGCGGCATGCGTATCGAGCTGAACTCAGGCGGCTATCGCAACTACATTCCGGACTGGGAGCCGGTGCGCTGGGTGCCTTCGCAGGGATCGAACACCATGTACCGCAACGCCGCCATGCCCGACTCGATGACGGAGTCCTTCCCGCTGGCGCCGGGCGGCTCCTTCCCCGAGCCGGCGGCCACTGGGGGCAGGCAGATCGATCCCGATCTGGTCAATCCTTTCCGTCAGCGCGGGCGAGGCTAA
- a CDS encoding FAD-dependent oxidoreductase, whose product MDKSAQKILIVGGGIAGLTAAVALRQIGCEVEVVELNPQWSVYGVGIIQQGNALRALDRIGLAEKCIAAGHPMGGVRFYDREGTFLFEVPQPQIAGPRYPPGNGLTRSRLHAILQDAVRQSGATIRLGLTVATLAQSESEVSVTFSDGSFASYDLVVGADGLKSLVRRLIFGSEYQPTYVGQVCWRCNVPRLPDVTTGWLFEGGPYGKAGFIPLAPDLMYILLVETPPPGPPPRFPRECLPAAYRERLAPFGGPVALVRDRYISDESEVIYRPFETLLLPSPWYRGRVLLIGDAAHAMTAHVAQGAAMAIEDAIVLAEEVASGDPLPQALERFMQRRYERCKALVEISSQLSQWERDQTPDADVEGLTRRSFEIAATPI is encoded by the coding sequence ATGGACAAAAGCGCGCAGAAGATATTGATTGTCGGCGGCGGCATCGCCGGCCTGACGGCGGCAGTGGCGCTGCGCCAGATCGGCTGTGAAGTCGAGGTCGTCGAGCTTAATCCCCAGTGGTCCGTCTATGGGGTGGGGATCATCCAGCAAGGTAATGCTCTGCGAGCCCTCGACCGCATTGGCCTGGCCGAAAAGTGCATTGCTGCCGGGCACCCGATGGGGGGTGTTCGCTTCTACGACCGCGAGGGAACCTTTCTCTTCGAGGTGCCCCAGCCTCAGATTGCGGGGCCGCGCTATCCCCCAGGAAACGGCCTCACGCGCTCTCGTCTGCACGCCATTCTCCAGGATGCCGTGCGGCAGTCTGGCGCGACCATTCGTTTGGGCCTGACGGTAGCGACCCTGGCGCAGTCCGAGAGCGAGGTCTCGGTGACCTTCTCCGACGGCTCCTTTGCCAGCTACGACCTGGTGGTGGGAGCTGACGGCCTGAAGTCGCTGGTGCGCCGTCTGATTTTCGGCTCCGAGTACCAGCCGACCTATGTGGGCCAGGTCTGCTGGCGCTGCAATGTGCCGCGCCTGCCCGACGTGACGACGGGCTGGCTCTTCGAGGGTGGCCCCTATGGCAAGGCCGGCTTCATCCCGCTGGCTCCCGACTTGATGTACATCCTGCTGGTGGAGACGCCTCCTCCGGGGCCACCGCCGCGCTTCCCACGTGAGTGCCTGCCGGCGGCCTATCGCGAGCGGCTCGCTCCTTTCGGTGGGCCGGTGGCTCTGGTGCGCGATCGCTACATTAGCGATGAGTCGGAGGTGATCTATCGACCTTTCGAGACGCTGCTGCTGCCCTCGCCCTGGTATCGTGGGCGCGTGCTGCTGATCGGCGATGCGGCCCATGCGATGACGGCCCACGTGGCCCAGGGGGCGGCGATGGCGATCGAGGATGCGATCGTCCTGGCTGAGGAGGTGGCGAGCGGCGACCCGCTGCCACAGGCTCTGGAGCGCTTCATGCAGCGGCGCTACGAGCGCTGCAAGGCCCTGGTCGAGATTTCGTCACAGCTGAGCCAGTGGGAGCGCGATCAGACGCCCGATGCCGATGTGGAGGGCCTGACGCGCCGCTCGTTCGAGATTGCCGCCACTCCCATCTGA
- a CDS encoding FAD-binding oxidoreductase has translation MSEQNSWNGGRTPERLQGRLFWRGESGYEEARCGRIFNGRRPERYPAAILLATSEDDVVAGVRLARAHGLKVSVRAGGHSWAAWSLRDEALLIDLGGLRQIELDREAGIVRVSPAVTGSELNGLLTQQGLMFPGGHCPDVGLGGFLLQGGMGWNCRGWGWACQRIEAIDAVTADGELVHADAEHHPDLLWAARGAGPGFFAIVTRFYLRVRPLPGALTRSSFFYPAALFDEVMGWLYEEHPRLAPSVEVVAVGMGGGGELTSQATPTPVLLLQGLSFAETPAEAREALAPFERCPVRERALQEQVLVPTTLAEEYAEQRRANPKEHRYAVDNAWLNAPATTAIPALREAFVSLPTAQSFSLWFGMAPLHPLPDMALSLQADVYFASYVVWQQPEDDARCRRWLAEQMRRIEPFSEGLFLADSDFTTRPARFMDEQHWQRLQAVRARYDPTGLFHSYLIHPETPINVNPWSQP, from the coding sequence ATGAGCGAGCAGAACAGCTGGAACGGGGGCCGCACCCCGGAGAGGCTGCAGGGCCGTCTTTTTTGGCGAGGGGAGAGCGGCTACGAAGAGGCTCGCTGCGGGCGCATCTTCAACGGACGCCGTCCTGAGCGCTATCCCGCCGCCATCTTGCTAGCCACCAGCGAAGATGACGTCGTGGCCGGGGTTCGTCTGGCGCGCGCGCACGGCCTGAAGGTCTCTGTGCGCGCCGGCGGCCACAGCTGGGCCGCCTGGAGCCTGCGCGACGAGGCCCTGCTGATCGACCTGGGCGGCCTGCGTCAGATCGAGCTGGACCGCGAGGCTGGCATTGTGCGCGTCAGTCCAGCGGTCACAGGTAGCGAGCTGAACGGCCTGCTGACGCAGCAGGGTCTGATGTTTCCCGGGGGTCATTGTCCCGATGTTGGCCTGGGCGGCTTCCTGCTCCAGGGCGGCATGGGCTGGAATTGCCGCGGCTGGGGCTGGGCCTGTCAGCGCATTGAGGCCATCGACGCCGTGACCGCCGACGGCGAGCTGGTTCACGCTGACGCAGAGCATCACCCCGACCTGCTTTGGGCAGCGCGCGGCGCCGGCCCGGGCTTCTTTGCCATTGTCACGCGCTTCTATCTGCGGGTGCGCCCCCTGCCCGGCGCCTTGACGCGCAGCAGCTTCTTCTATCCTGCCGCCCTCTTTGATGAGGTCATGGGTTGGCTCTACGAGGAGCATCCACGGCTGGCCCCCAGCGTTGAAGTGGTTGCCGTGGGCATGGGCGGCGGTGGCGAGCTGACGAGCCAGGCCACGCCGACGCCGGTCCTGCTGCTTCAGGGGCTGAGCTTCGCCGAGACGCCCGCCGAGGCGCGCGAGGCCCTGGCCCCTTTCGAGCGCTGTCCCGTGCGCGAGCGCGCCTTACAGGAGCAGGTTCTGGTCCCCACGACCCTGGCCGAGGAATACGCCGAGCAGCGGCGTGCCAATCCCAAGGAGCACCGCTACGCCGTCGACAACGCCTGGCTCAATGCGCCAGCGACAACAGCCATTCCGGCCCTGCGGGAGGCTTTTGTCAGTCTGCCAACGGCGCAATCGTTTTCGCTGTGGTTCGGCATGGCCCCGCTCCACCCGCTGCCAGATATGGCCCTCTCGCTGCAGGCCGATGTCTATTTCGCCAGCTACGTGGTCTGGCAGCAGCCCGAGGATGACGCCCGCTGCCGCCGCTGGCTGGCCGAGCAGATGCGCCGCATCGAGCCGTTCAGCGAGGGCCTCTTTCTGGCCGATTCGGATTTTACCACGCGCCCGGCCCGCTTTATGGACGAGCAGCACTGGCAGCGCTTGCAGGCCGTGCGCGCCCGCTACGACCCCACGGGCCTCTTCCACTCCTATCTGATCCATCCCGAGACCCCCATCAACGTCAATCCCTGGAGCCAGCCCTGA
- a CDS encoding amidohydrolase family protein — protein MIIDFHAHYLAREHLQMHARAPDGRILGSRWRGEGQEAILETGGIPLGSACRPEDFYDLDARLELLATTGVDLQVLSPPPFMAFYELAGSEAAPLLREQNEALAAVVRRYPRSFHGLGLAPLQDPERAAEEIAYLMDQLHLAGIEILTRVNAWNLDAPELEPVWQALDARQALVLIHPLEVLGAERLTRYYLRNLLGNPAETAFALASLLFGGVVERYPQIRFVAAHGGGVAPFVVGRWQHGARVRPELAHLRQTPLDLLRRLYVDSLVHGAEPLRYLVTLLGAERVVLGTDLPFDMGTRAPTALFGAALAPQERQQLLSGHADLLPARLDLT, from the coding sequence ATGATTATCGATTTCCATGCTCATTATCTGGCTCGTGAGCATCTCCAGATGCATGCTCGCGCGCCAGACGGGCGCATCCTGGGGTCCCGCTGGCGAGGGGAAGGCCAGGAGGCGATCCTGGAGACCGGCGGCATCCCGCTGGGCAGCGCCTGCCGCCCCGAAGATTTCTACGATCTTGATGCCCGTCTGGAGCTGCTGGCGACAACGGGCGTCGATCTGCAGGTGCTGTCGCCCCCGCCCTTCATGGCCTTCTACGAGTTAGCGGGCTCGGAGGCGGCTCCCCTCCTGCGCGAGCAGAACGAGGCCCTGGCCGCGGTCGTGCGTCGCTACCCCCGCTCCTTCCACGGCCTGGGCCTGGCCCCGCTGCAGGACCCGGAGCGGGCCGCTGAAGAGATCGCCTATCTGATGGATCAGCTTCATCTGGCGGGGATCGAGATTCTGACGCGCGTCAATGCCTGGAATCTGGATGCGCCCGAGCTAGAGCCGGTCTGGCAAGCCCTGGACGCTCGCCAGGCCCTGGTTCTCATTCACCCCTTGGAGGTCCTGGGCGCCGAGCGTCTGACGCGCTACTACCTGCGTAACCTGCTGGGGAATCCAGCGGAGACGGCCTTTGCTCTGGCTTCGCTGCTCTTCGGCGGCGTGGTGGAGCGCTATCCTCAGATCCGCTTCGTGGCGGCCCACGGCGGAGGGGTAGCTCCCTTTGTGGTGGGACGCTGGCAGCATGGGGCCCGGGTCCGGCCCGAGCTAGCCCATTTGCGCCAGACGCCGCTCGACCTGTTGCGACGCCTCTATGTCGATTCCCTGGTGCATGGGGCCGAGCCCCTGCGTTACCTGGTGACGCTGCTGGGAGCGGAGCGCGTGGTCCTCGGGACCGACCTGCCTTTCGATATGGGCACGCGCGCCCCCACGGCCCTCTTTGGGGCAGCGCTGGCCCCGCAGGAGCGCCAGCAGCTCTTGAGCGGTCACGCTGATCTGCTGCCCGCACGTCTTGACCTGACCTGA